One Mycoavidus sp. HKI genomic region harbors:
- a CDS encoding IclR family transcriptional regulator produces MSDSSSPTKTSIQVIERMTWLLDALATQTKAISLKELAQQTQLHPSTAHRILNDLVTCRFVDRAEPGAYRLGMRLLELGNVVKARLSVRDTALGPMHELRQLTGQTINLSVRQGDEIVYIERAYSERSGMQVVRAIGARAPLHLTSVGKLFLAVDETESVQAYIARTGLAGHTQNSITHAAKLTRELNHVRQHGYARDNEELELGVRCIAAGIHDDTNTLVAGLSLSAPADRMQNAWLAQLSETALRISRILGYRQKSADHDQ; encoded by the coding sequence ATGAGCGATAGCAGTTCGCCAACTAAAACTTCGATTCAGGTGATTGAGCGCATGACGTGGCTGTTAGACGCACTTGCCACGCAGACTAAAGCGATTAGCCTAAAAGAGCTTGCGCAGCAAACTCAATTACATCCATCTACCGCGCATAGAATTCTCAATGATCTGGTGACTTGCCGTTTTGTGGATCGCGCTGAACCCGGCGCGTACCGGCTTGGCATGCGGCTGCTGGAGCTAGGCAATGTGGTTAAAGCACGGCTTTCGGTGCGCGATACTGCATTAGGGCCGATGCACGAGCTGCGCCAACTGACTGGGCAGACAATTAACCTATCCGTCCGGCAAGGAGATGAAATTGTTTATATCGAACGAGCCTATAGCGAACGCTCGGGGATGCAAGTGGTGCGTGCGATTGGCGCACGCGCGCCGCTCCATCTGACCTCGGTGGGTAAACTTTTTCTCGCCGTGGATGAAACCGAAAGCGTACAAGCGTATATAGCCCGTACTGGGTTAGCCGGCCACACGCAAAATAGCATTACTCATGCCGCTAAGTTGACCCGTGAGTTAAACCATGTACGCCAACATGGTTATGCACGCGATAATGAAGAACTCGAGCTAGGCGTGCGTTGCATTGCGGCCGGCATTCATGATGACACAAACACACTGGTTGCTGGACTATCCCTTTCCGCCCCCGCTGATCGGATGCAAAATGCTTGGCTCGCCCAACTGAGTGAGACAGCATTACGTATTTCACGCATACTCGGCTATCGGCAAAAATCAGCAGATCATGATCAATAA
- the argA gene encoding amino-acid N-acetyltransferase, translating into MAPQKVCDEIHEKALEIADQQARFVDWLRSVAPYIHAFRNKTFVVAFGGELVQRGALNALIQDVAFLHAMGIQIVLVHGSRPQVEEQLRLHQVESSFSNGMRITDADALESAKEAAGEVRLDIEAAISQGLPNTPMAHARISVVSGNFVTARPVGILDGVDFQHTGIVRKIDADSIHHSLSNCKFVLLSPLGFSPTGQAFNLSMEDVASAAAIALHADKLIYLTPMPGIVEHGELQHELSLDKAQQLQTSDTLDAEAANYLTHAIRACRAGVTRVHLIPFTLDGSILLELFSHDGVGSMISDRNLESLREAMADDVGGILQLIEPLEFDGTLVRRERTQIERDINHFSVIEHDGVLFGCAALYPYPQEKLGEMACLSVAPDAQGTGDGERLLKHIEQRARARGLTRIFVLTTRTEHWFLKRGFRKASIGDLPEDRRRLYNWQRKSLVLMKQL; encoded by the coding sequence ATGGCTCCTCAGAAAGTCTGTGATGAAATACATGAAAAAGCGCTCGAAATTGCCGATCAACAAGCCCGCTTTGTTGATTGGCTACGTTCTGTCGCACCTTATATCCATGCTTTTCGCAATAAAACCTTTGTGGTTGCATTTGGCGGCGAGCTCGTGCAACGAGGCGCGCTTAACGCCTTAATTCAGGATGTCGCGTTCCTCCATGCAATGGGTATACAAATTGTGCTCGTGCACGGCTCGCGCCCACAGGTTGAAGAGCAATTACGGTTACACCAGGTTGAGTCATCATTCTCGAACGGCATGCGCATTACTGACGCAGATGCGCTTGAGTCTGCTAAGGAAGCCGCCGGTGAGGTACGCCTAGATATCGAGGCCGCCATCAGCCAAGGGCTGCCCAATACGCCCATGGCCCACGCACGCATTAGCGTGGTTTCGGGTAATTTCGTCACGGCCCGGCCAGTCGGCATTTTAGATGGCGTGGATTTTCAGCATACCGGGATTGTGCGTAAGATCGATGCTGATTCGATTCACCACTCACTCTCCAATTGCAAATTTGTGCTACTGTCGCCACTGGGGTTTTCGCCAACGGGTCAAGCTTTTAATCTATCCATGGAAGATGTGGCTTCGGCCGCCGCGATTGCACTGCATGCGGATAAATTGATTTATCTGACACCCATGCCAGGCATCGTCGAGCATGGCGAATTGCAACACGAATTATCGCTTGATAAAGCCCAACAACTGCAAACCTCAGACACCCTTGATGCCGAGGCGGCAAATTATCTAACTCATGCCATCCGCGCTTGCCGAGCGGGTGTAACACGTGTGCATTTAATTCCGTTTACGCTTGATGGCAGCATTTTGCTTGAGCTTTTCTCTCACGATGGCGTCGGCTCGATGATCTCTGACAGAAATCTCGAGAGTCTGCGCGAAGCAATGGCCGATGATGTTGGCGGTATTTTACAGTTAATTGAGCCGCTTGAATTTGATGGCACTCTGGTGCGCCGCGAGCGCACTCAAATTGAGCGTGACATTAATCATTTTTCTGTCATAGAGCATGATGGCGTGCTTTTTGGCTGCGCTGCACTGTATCCGTATCCGCAAGAAAAATTGGGTGAAATGGCCTGTCTAAGCGTTGCCCCAGATGCGCAAGGGACAGGTGATGGCGAGCGTTTGCTAAAACATATTGAGCAACGCGCGCGCGCGCGCGGGCTCACGCGTATATTTGTGTTGACCACGCGCACAGAACACTGGTTTTTAAAACGTGGCTTCAGAAAAGCCAGCATTGGTGATTTACCTGAAGATCGCCGCCGCCTCTATAACTGGCAACGTAAATCATTGGTGCTCATGAAACAGCTTTAA
- a CDS encoding oxidative damage protection protein, which yields MTRIVHCVKLDKEAEGLDFPPLPGALGQRIYQNISKEAWQSWLKQQTMLINENRLNMADARARQYLIKQTEKFFFGEGADTASGYVPPENA from the coding sequence ATGACTCGTATCGTTCACTGTGTCAAACTTGACAAAGAGGCTGAAGGCCTTGATTTCCCGCCTCTGCCGGGCGCATTAGGCCAACGCATTTATCAGAATATATCGAAAGAAGCTTGGCAGAGTTGGCTCAAGCAGCAAACCATGCTGATTAACGAAAATCGTCTAAATATGGCCGATGCGCGTGCGCGACAGTATTTAATCAAACAAACCGAAAAATTCTTTTTTGGCGAAGGGGCCGATACCGCATCTGGCTATGTACCGCCTGAAAATGCCTGA
- the galU gene encoding UTP--glucose-1-phosphate uridylyltransferase GalU, whose translation MLKVTKAVFPVAGLGTRFLPATKASPKEMLPIVDKPLIQYAVEEAIAAGITEMIFVTGRGKRAIEDHFDKSYEIEAALEAHGKEKLLELVRGIKPAHINCFYVRQPEALGLGHAILCAEKLVGDNPFAILLADDLLDGAQPVLKQMVEKFNHYHSSLIGVEEIPREQSRSYGVIEGREWEDNIINLSGIIEKPSPEDAPSNLGVVGRYILKPRIFEHLRALRPGAGGELQLTDAIQSLMQDEQVLAYRYNGTRFDCGSKLGYLKATVEFALRHPEVKDEFKAYLQARMPMLAEIDSTV comes from the coding sequence ATGTTAAAAGTCACTAAAGCAGTATTTCCAGTCGCCGGTCTTGGCACGCGCTTTTTGCCTGCGACTAAGGCCAGCCCTAAAGAGATGCTGCCGATTGTCGATAAGCCTTTAATTCAATATGCCGTCGAAGAAGCCATCGCCGCTGGCATTACTGAAATGATCTTCGTTACCGGACGTGGTAAGCGTGCGATTGAAGATCATTTTGACAAATCCTACGAGATTGAAGCGGCACTCGAAGCACACGGCAAAGAAAAATTGCTTGAGCTCGTGCGTGGCATCAAACCGGCTCATATTAATTGTTTCTATGTGCGCCAACCAGAAGCACTTGGCCTCGGCCATGCCATTCTATGCGCGGAAAAATTAGTCGGCGACAACCCATTTGCTATTTTGCTTGCAGATGATTTGTTAGATGGCGCACAGCCAGTCTTAAAGCAGATGGTTGAAAAATTTAATCACTATCACAGTTCATTGATTGGGGTTGAAGAAATCCCGCGTGAGCAGTCACGCTCGTACGGCGTAATAGAAGGTAGAGAATGGGAAGACAATATCATCAATTTATCCGGCATCATCGAAAAACCTTCGCCGGAAGACGCTCCCTCTAACCTTGGCGTAGTTGGCCGCTATATTTTAAAACCACGTATTTTCGAGCATCTGCGCGCACTGCGTCCAGGTGCGGGCGGCGAGTTGCAGCTCACCGATGCGATTCAATCCCTGATGCAAGATGAACAAGTTCTCGCCTATCGTTATAACGGCACACGCTTCGATTGCGGCAGCAAATTGGGCTATCTAAAAGCAACGGTCGAATTCGCTTTACGCCACCCAGAAGTGAAAGATGAATTTAAAGCCTATTTACAGGCTCGTATGCCAATGTTAGCGGAAATAGACTCCACGGTATGA
- a CDS encoding valine--tRNA ligase, which produces MNNSDTTLTKSFEPHAIETYWRPLWEQRGYAQPTFLPEQEDFSILLPPPNVTGTLHMGHAFNQTIMDSLARYHRMQGANTLWVPGTDHAGIATQLVVERQLDKQNLSRHELGRETFIEHVWAWKETSGSIITEQIKRLGASIDWSREYFTMSPHMSQAVIEVFVRLYEQGLIYRGKKLVNWDPKLGTAVSDLEVVSAEEDGSLWHIRYPLADGSADLTVATTRPETMLGDAALMVHPQDERYQAFIGKMVRLPLCEREIPVIADEYVDPTFGTGVVKVTPAHDFNDYQVGQRHQLPLINILTLDAKINENAPLRWRGLDRYEARQLIVAELETQGLLAAVKPHKLMVPRGDRTQTVIEPMLTDQWFVAVNKPAPADSLHPGQSMAAIALDTVRKGEIKFTPENWANTYYQWLENIQDWCISRQLWWGHQIPAWYDEQGQIYVARNADEAHEKARARGYTGTLKRDADVLDTWFSSALVPFSAHGWPKQTKELAHFLPSSVLVTGFDIIFFWVARMVMLTQHFTGQVPFHTVYIHGLVRDANGQKMSKSKGNILDPIDLIDGITLDALIAKRLASLQDPQQAADLEQKTRAEFPHGIPSFGTDALRFTFASLATPGRNINFALARCEGYRNFCNKLWNATRFVLMNCEGQDCGIDLADGAGQHSASELSPADRWIISLLQQVTGEIEKGFVELRFDLIASTLYKFVWDEYCDWYLEFAKVQLQTGTPAQQQSTRHTLLYVLEAILRLAHPIIPFITEALWQKVAPLTGHYPSDNAPNQTSIMVQPYPRAQKEKVDLAAEQWAAQLKAVIDACRNLRSEMNLGPAQRVPLFASGDTHLLTAFAPYVRALARLSEVTLSADEASLDAMAADAPVALVGTLKLALKVEIDIATERERLTKEMQRIEIEIAKCNAKLQNNHFVAKAPENVVELERKRLSEYELMLTKLNTQLARLAG; this is translated from the coding sequence ATGAATAACAGCGACACCACTCTCACCAAAAGTTTTGAACCCCACGCAATCGAAACGTATTGGAGGCCACTTTGGGAACAAAGAGGCTACGCCCAACCAACGTTCTTGCCTGAGCAGGAAGATTTTTCAATTCTGCTCCCGCCGCCCAACGTCACCGGCACATTGCATATGGGCCATGCGTTTAATCAGACAATCATGGATAGTCTGGCCCGTTATCACCGGATGCAGGGCGCAAACACGCTCTGGGTCCCTGGCACCGATCATGCCGGTATTGCAACTCAACTGGTGGTGGAACGTCAGCTCGATAAACAAAATCTGTCACGCCATGAGCTTGGCCGTGAAACATTTATCGAGCATGTTTGGGCTTGGAAGGAAACCTCTGGCTCAATCATTACAGAGCAAATCAAACGTCTAGGCGCGTCGATTGATTGGAGTCGTGAGTATTTCACGATGAGCCCGCATATGTCGCAGGCCGTCATCGAAGTATTCGTTCGCTTATACGAACAGGGACTCATCTATCGCGGCAAAAAGCTAGTCAATTGGGACCCTAAATTAGGGACTGCCGTCTCTGATCTAGAAGTGGTCAGTGCGGAAGAGGATGGCTCGCTTTGGCATATCCGTTACCCTCTTGCTGATGGCTCTGCTGATTTGACAGTCGCCACCACCCGCCCAGAAACCATGCTGGGGGATGCCGCCCTGATGGTTCACCCACAAGACGAGCGCTATCAAGCCTTCATTGGAAAAATGGTGCGACTGCCGCTGTGCGAGCGCGAAATTCCTGTGATTGCGGATGAGTATGTAGACCCTACTTTTGGGACTGGCGTAGTCAAAGTAACGCCGGCGCACGATTTCAATGACTACCAGGTCGGGCAACGGCACCAACTGCCATTAATTAATATTCTAACGCTCGACGCTAAAATCAATGAGAACGCTCCGCTCCGCTGGCGTGGCCTTGATCGCTACGAGGCGCGTCAATTGATTGTTGCCGAGCTTGAAACCCAAGGTTTACTCGCTGCCGTCAAACCCCACAAATTAATGGTGCCACGCGGCGACCGGACCCAGACGGTGATTGAACCCATGCTCACCGATCAATGGTTTGTGGCCGTCAATAAGCCAGCCCCAGCAGACAGTCTGCATCCCGGCCAATCGATGGCGGCGATTGCGCTTGATACCGTGCGTAAAGGGGAAATTAAGTTTACCCCGGAAAATTGGGCCAATACCTATTATCAGTGGCTGGAAAATATTCAGGATTGGTGTATTTCTCGGCAACTTTGGTGGGGCCATCAAATTCCTGCTTGGTACGACGAGCAGGGTCAAATTTATGTCGCGCGCAACGCAGACGAGGCGCACGAAAAGGCCCGTGCGCGCGGCTATACAGGCACGCTCAAGCGAGATGCGGATGTGCTCGATACCTGGTTCTCGTCAGCGCTAGTGCCCTTCTCAGCACACGGCTGGCCTAAGCAAACTAAAGAGCTAGCCCATTTTCTGCCATCCTCCGTGCTGGTCACAGGCTTTGATATTATTTTCTTCTGGGTCGCGCGGATGGTGATGTTGACTCAGCATTTTACCGGCCAGGTGCCATTTCATACGGTGTATATACATGGCCTCGTGCGTGATGCAAACGGCCAGAAGATGTCAAAGTCAAAAGGCAATATACTCGACCCCATCGATTTAATCGATGGCATCACACTGGATGCGCTTATCGCCAAACGTTTAGCTTCTTTGCAGGATCCGCAACAAGCCGCTGACCTGGAACAAAAAACCCGCGCTGAATTTCCTCATGGCATTCCGTCATTTGGCACCGATGCTTTACGCTTTACTTTTGCCTCACTGGCTACGCCAGGACGCAATATTAATTTTGCGCTAGCACGTTGCGAAGGGTATCGTAATTTTTGTAACAAGCTGTGGAATGCAACGCGCTTTGTGTTGATGAATTGTGAAGGTCAAGACTGTGGCATTGATTTAGCAGATGGCGCAGGCCAGCACTCTGCTAGCGAGCTATCGCCCGCAGATCGCTGGATCATTTCTTTACTGCAACAGGTCACCGGCGAAATCGAAAAGGGCTTTGTTGAATTACGTTTCGATCTGATCGCGAGCACTTTATACAAGTTTGTCTGGGACGAATACTGCGATTGGTATCTTGAATTTGCTAAAGTGCAATTGCAAACAGGCACCCCAGCCCAACAGCAAAGCACGCGACATACGTTGTTATACGTACTAGAGGCCATCTTAAGGCTTGCCCATCCGATTATTCCTTTCATCACCGAAGCGTTGTGGCAAAAAGTCGCGCCACTGACTGGCCATTATCCATCCGACAATGCGCCAAATCAGACTTCTATCATGGTGCAGCCTTATCCTCGCGCACAAAAAGAAAAAGTCGATCTAGCCGCCGAACAATGGGCGGCACAACTCAAAGCCGTCATCGATGCATGCCGCAATCTGCGCAGTGAAATGAACCTCGGGCCGGCCCAGCGGGTACCGCTTTTTGCCAGCGGCGATACTCACCTACTGACAGCCTTCGCGCCGTATGTACGCGCCCTCGCCCGCTTATCCGAAGTCACTCTAAGCGCCGATGAGGCAAGCCTCGACGCCATGGCAGCGGATGCCCCTGTGGCCCTCGTTGGTACGCTGAAACTGGCATTAAAAGTTGAGATTGATATTGCCACTGAGCGTGAACGGCTGACCAAGGAAATGCAGCGGATTGAGATAGAAATCGCAAAATGTAACGCTAAGCTACAAAATAATCACTTTGTTGCAAAAGCACCAGAGAATGTGGTTGAACTCGAACGAAAAAGGCTGTCAGAATACGAGTTAATGCTCACTAAGCTCAATACTCAGCTCGCCCGGCTAGCCGGCTGA
- the hrpA gene encoding ATP-dependent RNA helicase HrpA, translating into MSRASYAGFGKLSTVTPPLLPKKQALAQASRLPPIEFPAELPVSGKRAAIAAAIAAHQVVIVCGETGSGKTTQLPKICLTLGRGLGAGGDGLIGHTQPRRLAATATARRIAQELHTPVGEVVGYKVRFTDKLSRGASIKLMTDGILLAETQSDPLLRAYDTLIIDEAHERSLNIDFLLGYLKEILPRRPDLKVIITSATLDAERLAKHFSHAGGNAPVIEVSGRLYPVEMRYRPVLNDDPRVAGLSATTSSAAVSGKPESAREAGRDLMEAIVDAVDELAREGAGDVLVFLPGEREIREAAQALRQRHPLHTEILPLFARLSMAEQERVFKTGNARRIVLATNVAETSLTVPGIRYVVDTGLARVKRYSYRNKVEQLRIEPISQAAAQQRAGRCGRVANGICIRLYDEADWQTRPRFTDPEILRSSLAAVILRMKSLQLAEIESFPFLEPPPARAIADGYQLLTELGAVDSAHHLTPVGQTLARLPLDPRVGRMILAACEQQALHEVLIIASALSVQDPRDRPLEQQGAADTAHRKFADQKSEFLTLLRIWQWFDEALAHKKSNRQLLDLCRANFLSHLRLREWRDVHSQLLTVVGEQGWRINQTAATFEQIHVSLLSGLLGNLGLKADNEPYYLGARGIKFYLWPGSNLAKKAGRWIIAAELVETSRLFARTTAAIEPTWIERAGAHLLRQSISEPHWEKKAAQVVAFERATLYGLTVYHRRRVSFGKQTAQAALQAREIFIRSALVEGEFDTKLPFFKHNRQLIAEIEQLEHRSRRQDILIDDELIYAFYDQAIPPDIYTGADLERWYRQAMRSQPSKNEKLLFLARDDLMRHEAAGVTTELFPKKLVLAGIEMAISYHFEPGSPRDGVTLAVPIFALNQIDAHRCEWLVAGMLKEKVHLLLKSLPQKLRRHCVPLPAYAAGFVERARFGVGSLMEALSADIREQEQLNVHMTDFKLETLPSHLFMSFKVIDEYGRQLASGRNLAQLRAELGTQAQQNFQKIALKAVTGVTEEKVKAQNNEKAHNPKAAAALYENLTSWSFGCLPELMEIERKGETLIGYPALVDRGAACDLELFDLPQEAARAHRVGLRRLFALQLREAIRFIEKNLPGFQQMAMQYMPLGAADELRAQIITCALELACLREPLPTDAATFAIRCDEGRSRFTLLAQEVARLAAQILTAYATVSKKLAAVKSFAPAHADMTQQLKALIGRHFLLDTPHEQLAHFPRYLQAMTLRIDKLKNDTARDARLFAEFSPLSVRYLRTQGQRRQTAHIIDPQLQAFRWLLEELRVSLFAQELRTPMPISVKRLHKIWESLER; encoded by the coding sequence ATGTCTCGGGCAAGCTACGCAGGTTTTGGCAAATTGTCGACAGTTACCCCCCCTTTGTTACCTAAAAAACAGGCGCTAGCTCAGGCGAGTCGCTTGCCGCCGATAGAGTTTCCCGCTGAATTACCCGTGTCAGGCAAACGTGCGGCAATCGCCGCCGCGATTGCCGCGCATCAGGTCGTGATTGTATGCGGCGAGACAGGTTCTGGTAAAACCACGCAGTTGCCCAAAATCTGCCTGACGCTCGGGCGTGGCCTGGGCGCAGGCGGAGATGGACTGATTGGCCATACTCAGCCACGGCGTTTGGCGGCTACCGCCACCGCGCGACGGATCGCGCAAGAGCTGCATACGCCAGTGGGGGAGGTCGTCGGTTATAAAGTGCGGTTTACTGACAAACTGAGCCGTGGCGCATCCATCAAACTGATGACCGACGGTATTTTGTTAGCAGAAACCCAATCTGACCCACTGCTGCGTGCCTATGATACGTTAATTATTGATGAGGCTCATGAGCGCAGCCTGAATATCGATTTTTTATTGGGTTACCTAAAAGAAATTCTGCCGCGCCGGCCCGATTTAAAAGTAATCATTACCTCCGCCACGTTAGATGCTGAGCGGCTTGCTAAGCATTTTAGTCACGCCGGGGGCAATGCGCCCGTGATTGAAGTGAGTGGCCGACTATACCCGGTTGAGATGCGCTATCGCCCAGTATTAAATGATGATCCGCGGGTGGCGGGTTTGTCAGCGACGACCTCATCTGCGGCGGTGTCCGGCAAGCCTGAAAGTGCGCGGGAAGCCGGGCGCGATTTGATGGAGGCGATTGTCGACGCGGTGGATGAACTGGCGCGTGAGGGCGCGGGCGATGTGCTGGTATTCTTGCCCGGCGAGCGCGAAATTCGTGAGGCGGCGCAAGCACTACGTCAACGCCATCCCCTGCACACTGAAATTTTGCCTTTATTCGCGCGCCTATCAATGGCTGAGCAAGAGCGTGTGTTTAAAACCGGCAATGCACGCCGGATCGTGCTGGCCACTAACGTGGCTGAAACTTCGCTGACGGTGCCCGGTATCCGTTATGTAGTAGATACCGGCCTCGCGCGTGTTAAGCGTTATTCTTATCGTAATAAAGTTGAACAATTACGTATTGAACCGATTTCACAGGCGGCGGCACAGCAACGTGCAGGCCGTTGTGGGCGGGTTGCAAATGGCATCTGTATTCGTTTGTACGATGAGGCTGATTGGCAAACGCGTCCCCGTTTTACCGACCCGGAAATTCTGCGCTCTTCATTGGCTGCCGTCATTCTAAGAATGAAATCGCTACAGCTGGCTGAGATCGAAAGCTTTCCATTTCTTGAACCGCCACCGGCGCGGGCGATTGCGGATGGCTATCAGTTATTAACTGAGTTAGGGGCCGTTGATAGTGCCCACCACTTAACGCCGGTTGGTCAGACCCTAGCGAGACTGCCGCTTGATCCGCGAGTCGGTCGGATGATTTTGGCTGCGTGTGAGCAACAAGCATTGCACGAGGTACTCATTATCGCCAGCGCACTATCGGTGCAAGATCCGCGTGATCGCCCGCTTGAGCAACAGGGCGCTGCTGATACGGCGCATCGTAAATTTGCCGATCAAAAGTCGGAGTTCTTAACTTTGCTTAGAATCTGGCAGTGGTTCGATGAAGCGCTGGCGCATAAAAAATCAAACCGGCAATTGCTGGATTTATGCCGCGCCAATTTCCTGTCACATTTACGTTTACGTGAATGGCGCGATGTCCATAGCCAGTTATTGACCGTGGTTGGTGAGCAGGGGTGGCGGATTAACCAGACAGCCGCGACATTCGAGCAAATCCACGTGTCACTGTTGAGCGGGTTATTGGGAAATCTTGGGCTGAAAGCGGACAACGAACCTTATTATCTGGGCGCTCGCGGGATCAAATTTTATTTATGGCCTGGTTCGAACTTAGCCAAAAAAGCTGGACGTTGGATTATTGCAGCTGAGTTGGTCGAGACCAGCCGCTTATTTGCGCGCACCACCGCGGCCATTGAGCCAACTTGGATTGAGCGTGCTGGCGCGCATTTACTACGGCAATCCATCAGTGAGCCGCACTGGGAAAAGAAAGCGGCTCAGGTGGTCGCCTTTGAGCGCGCAACGCTATATGGTTTAACGGTTTATCATCGCCGTCGCGTGAGTTTTGGTAAACAGACGGCGCAAGCTGCGCTACAGGCGCGGGAAATTTTTATTCGCTCCGCTTTGGTTGAGGGCGAGTTTGACACTAAGCTGCCATTTTTCAAACACAATCGGCAATTGATCGCTGAGATTGAGCAACTTGAACATCGCTCTCGGCGCCAAGATATTCTGATTGATGATGAGTTGATTTATGCTTTTTACGATCAAGCCATTCCGCCTGATATTTATACCGGCGCTGATCTTGAGCGTTGGTATCGCCAGGCCATGCGGAGTCAACCTAGCAAAAATGAAAAGCTCCTTTTCTTAGCCCGCGATGATCTAATGCGGCATGAAGCCGCTGGCGTGACGACCGAGCTCTTTCCGAAAAAACTGGTACTGGCTGGGATTGAAATGGCAATCTCCTATCACTTCGAGCCAGGCTCACCCCGTGATGGGGTGACCTTGGCAGTGCCAATTTTTGCATTAAACCAAATCGATGCGCATCGTTGTGAATGGCTGGTGGCGGGAATGCTTAAAGAAAAAGTCCATTTATTGCTCAAATCATTGCCTCAAAAATTGCGCCGCCATTGTGTTCCCTTACCTGCTTATGCGGCGGGCTTTGTCGAGCGCGCAAGGTTCGGCGTGGGTAGTCTGATGGAAGCTCTGAGTGCGGATATCCGCGAGCAAGAGCAACTCAATGTGCATATGACTGATTTTAAGCTCGAAACCTTGCCGTCGCACCTGTTCATGAGTTTCAAAGTGATCGATGAATATGGTCGGCAGCTTGCCTCGGGTCGTAATCTTGCGCAATTGCGGGCAGAATTAGGTACCCAAGCACAGCAAAATTTCCAGAAAATTGCGCTTAAAGCAGTGACTGGCGTAACCGAAGAAAAAGTAAAAGCACAAAATAATGAAAAAGCACACAACCCTAAGGCCGCTGCAGCACTCTACGAAAATTTGACCAGCTGGAGTTTTGGCTGCTTGCCAGAACTCATGGAGATTGAACGCAAGGGCGAAACTTTGATTGGCTATCCAGCACTGGTTGATCGCGGTGCAGCTTGCGATCTAGAGCTTTTTGATCTACCGCAAGAGGCGGCGCGCGCTCATCGAGTTGGCCTACGGCGGCTTTTTGCGTTGCAACTGCGTGAAGCAATTCGTTTTATCGAAAAAAATCTGCCGGGTTTTCAGCAGATGGCAATGCAATACATGCCGCTTGGCGCCGCAGATGAGCTGCGTGCGCAAATTATCACCTGTGCGCTCGAGCTTGCTTGTTTACGCGAGCCATTGCCTACGGATGCAGCGACTTTTGCTATCCGCTGTGATGAAGGGCGCAGTCGCTTTACATTACTCGCCCAAGAAGTTGCTCGCTTGGCAGCACAGATTCTGACGGCATACGCCACGGTATCGAAAAAACTCGCTGCAGTAAAAAGTTTTGCGCCGGCTCATGCCGATATGACGCAACAATTGAAGGCTTTGATTGGGAGGCATTTTCTGCTCGATACGCCTCATGAGCAGCTGGCCCATTTTCCGCGTTATTTACAAGCGATGACACTACGCATCGATAAATTAAAAAATGATACGGCTCGTGATGCACGGCTGTTTGCTGAGTTTTCGCCGTTGAGTGTGCGTTATTTACGCACCCAAGGGCAGCGGCGTCAGACGGCTCATATCATCGATCCGCAACTGCAGGCATTTCGCTGGCTGCTCGAAGAATTGCGCGTATCGCTTTTTGCGCAGGAGTTGCGTACCCCGATGCCAATCTCAGTTAAACGGTTACATAAAATTTGGGAGTCGCTTGAGCGATGA